GCTGCTGGCTGTTAACTAACGGGGGCGAACTGTCCAACGATGGTGGCGTTGCGTGGTCGGGTTGCTGCTGAGGAGGTGGCGCCTGTTGGACAACAACGTTGTGCGGGGGTGGTCCTtgctgtggctgctgctgttgctgttgttgtggagCCGGAGGTGGCGGTTGCTGATGTACGTTTGGCATCGgcggttgttgctggggcGGTGCCAGCTTAAAGTCTTGTCCAAACTTGCGCAGATTGTCAATTTCCATGTCCCGATTCCGAACGACAACCGTACGTTGGGGTTGGGGCGGTGGCGCCTGCACCtgtggctgctgttgctgttggggTGGCggcggttgctgttgctgcaccgGCGGTGGCATTGCCATAGGATGCTGCTGAATCACGACATGCTCGGCTGGCACAACATTCGGCGGTGGCATATGCGGCGGCACAACTGCGTGATGTGGATGGGTCAGATGCATCGGTGGCTTCGTCGACATGGGCTGCATCTGTCCAGGCATCTGTTGTGGGTTAAGTGATGGTGGCGGCTCACTGTACGTCACTGGCGCCGGTGCATTCGCGTACTGCCGCACTCCACGCTGGGGAAGAGGCTTCTGGTTGCTATTTACATTCATAtttccaccagcaccaccgccACCTCCTGGTGGACCACCGGCCATATCGCCTCTACCATCGCCATTCATCTTATTCGAGTTCATGACCGATGGCTGGCCATGTTGCGGAGggggttgctgttgctgttgatgttgcgCGTGCCCATAGGGCGATTGATTCGGGTGCATGCCATACTGAGGACCAGGCGGATGACCCAtacccccaccaccaccaccaccgccatgTTGCTGACCGCCTGGTGgaggttgttgctgttgctgctgctgctgctgctgttgtgacATCATCTGACCGTAACTGTTCTTGTGCGGCGCCTGTGGACTGggcggttgttgttgctgctgctgctgctgttgctgtgccgTCACCACTGCCGAACCTCCGTTATTGTTGTTACTGTTGGCCAGGGATGGGCTACGAACTAGTAGCTTGCCACCAGGCTGTCCCGTTTTGCGCTTCGCCGGCACTATGTACTTCGGCATCGCcgtattattgttattgttggtCGAATTGCTTGTATTGTTCGTAAGGTTATTGTTTCCGTTACTATTACTATTTGCTGCGTTACTACTACTGTTGTTTCCCACGCTGTTCGAGTTCTTATCGGTAGCAGCACCGCCCGTGCCCTGTTGAGTGGCGGCTGGCTGTGGGCTGGCGTTACTGTTCGGACGGACGACCGCTGCAAAGGCGGCCTCTTCGTCACCGTTCTCGATATCGATGCGCTCCTTATACACCGGATTGTTCTCTATCTCGTTGGCAATCTTTTCCGCCTCCTGTTCCTGCACCTTAAACTCTTCGCTGTCTTTCTTCTGGATTTGAACCGTGTACCCGGACAGGGATTGATCGAACGTAGACTGCACACCGTACACCTGTTCGTTCTTCAGGAACATATCATTCACGTCCCAACCTTCGGCGTTCGAGTCGAGCTCGAGACTGTGCTCCAGTGATTCACCATTCACATCGCCACTCTCGTCCCACGGTTCGAGCACTCGGTCCTCCAGCCAGTTCGTGCCGTTGCACCGCGAAATGGCCGTATCGGTTTTGAATGTGTCCCTCGTCGCGTCCTCTGGATCGACGTCTTTCGCGGCTAGCGTCACTATGTCGTTTGGTTTGAAGATCAGACGATCGACGAAAGATTCTACGATAATTTTTGGCTTCTGGTCGGATCCGATCTCAACGCGATGTGCCATTTCCAGCACAATCTGAAACAAGAGGTAACGTAAACGTTCAGAGGGTAACGCACTAATGCAACCACCGTCATCAAAACCATGCTTACCTGAAACTGTGAGGAAAATGTCCGGAACACTCCTTCGTATATCTGACCGGCCGGTGTTTGTATCTGGACAATATTCCCTACATGCGATGTGGCTGCATGCATGAACGGAGCATTGTTGTAAATGCCGTCCGCTTGAATTGAACGTTGCCTCTGGGTCCTGCGAATTGGAAGCATTCGGAAAACATTCGGTTAAGTACATTATCGTGCACAATTGGGGCGATAATTCGACTGAAGTCGAAACCGAATTAGTGTAGTATTCTTAAGTACCATAAGCTTAATGTGCTGCAACTCCATGTTCGTACCGCTGTAGCACTGATGCAATTTAGAATAAATGTATCACAGATGCGATTCTCTCCCAACGGTTGAAACAAGCGCAGTATAATTTGACTATTTAAACAGCCGCACAAATCACACACCCATACAATGGAGTCTGTCCCACCAACAGCCAGTTTTCACCGGAGAGCTGGGTTCCACTCGATCTAACGACGACAGCAGAACTGAGTCCACCGTTTCTCTCACCATTGCACTGCACACACAACGGCTGCATCGAAATGCAGTTTTTGCGTCGTTCGGTTTGCCATTACCCTACCCTTCATCGCTCGTCGCCATTGTTCAAACGGGTGGCAATATATTCACCTTTTCGCTAGTATCGTGTCCTAGTTATTCACTTTTGGTAAAATGAAGACTCGCTCAATGATCTGAAGTACAAAAATGCGAATGTGTGTTATTCACACTGagttcaaaacaaacatagGTATGGTCCACAATTGATCTCATCTTCTGGGCACTGTCAAACGTCCTAAGGACATTTGCTTTAGTATTTAAGGGATTTCTTCTTGCGGACAGGTTTGCGATACTTtatttcaaaagaaaaattccAATCTATTAGCCCAATAGGTACTTCCTAACTGTTCGATCTGAAGTTTCGTAGATACTGTTGTGCGTAGATCTATCCATATCCAGTACCGCAAAAAATCAAACTACTTCTAACTATGATGAGGCAAATATATAAAGAAAGGCAACAATTGAACAGTTTcagaaatttattattaattgaaaCACGAGCAAACTACATGACGGGGAAAGGGAAGAtacattttcctttcactgcCGGTGAAAGAACACAACGTCCAAGGTGTGTGGCCAAAGCGAAAAGTGTCGCAAGTAACGCCAGCCCACCAGAAGTAAATTGAACTAAATATAAATTCTAGTCCATTGTGTTTCACTTTTTGCTCAATGGGCATTAGCGTTTCCTTGCGAATTAAACGCACGCACGTACCACGCTGGGGCAATTGTGCTACGGAGACAAAACACGCACCCAAAAACGCCTTGTCCTCGTCCCGGGTGTCTTGCGTCCCGGTACGGAACCGCATTGGCTGAGTGGCTGAGGCCGGTGAACTAAAGcaaaatcatcatcaccaaccACGCCAAGTTGTGGACAGAGTAATTGGTGAGGAAATGAATGCTCGATTCTATCTTTTccctgattttgtttttttattttgcttttggggaaaactatttttatttatatcacACTATTACACTCGGGTAATACTTTCCTCGCACAATTGTGAAAGTGATTTTGCACTTGTGGAATTCTTGCGCTATTGGTGCTTTAGTTACCAAACTAATAAGAAACACCTCACCTCACCTCGCATTAATAAAGAAAATCTAGACTACTAATTTCACTCAAGATACGGAAAAAATCCTTTTGTCATGGGCACTGGAtgtgaaaaaaagggagacAGAAACGAACGTCCCACTATCGCGCATTGTGTGTACTCAGCGCACCAAAatgcgaagaaaacaaaagaaatgcaATTTTCCCCCATTTGGTGAACAGTGGGCTATGCTTTTGGCATGTCCGTTTTTTGCACACAACCACCCCCTTCCCCCTTCTCCtcccctcacacacacacacacacaaacacacacatatagcAAAGTTGCTCTTTTGCTCTCTCGTTCGCACTCGCTTCTGTCTCAATTCTTTCTTCTACCATCGACgcacacgcactcacacactcacaaaagcAAATGtcttatggttttttttttcaccgggcggaaaatggtgaaaattttctccaagcaaacacacacacacacaaacgggcGCGCGGAACACGGGACATCCTGATGGCGCTAGTGGTTGTAGGATCATAAAACGGGGTCAAACACACCAAACGGAACACTGTGTTCGGTAGTTGGGGAACCCTCTTTTTCGGACCATCACCAAACTACCGCAAGAACAGCAAGATGTCTCTAGAGCGTTGTAAAAGTTGATTGATCGAATCGCTGCGGAAGTACATAAAAGCTACTTCGTCGTCTACTTCTATTCCGGTGTTCACCTATTGTTCACCCCCAACACAAGAGGGAGCTGTCCGACACCGAACGGAACCGACCTTTTCCCCCGGTAGTGCACATTTGGGGTGAAGTGTTGTAGCTTCGAATGTAATAGTGGGGATTTCTTTGGTTGATGATAAAAAAGAAGGAGTAACAGAAACACTCGCTTAAGGAAAGCTCAACAACGTTGTGAAGGAGCAGACCGATTGCGACTAAATGGACGATGgagcgatgaagttttcccaCGTTCGCGGTACACAATCGCGCACGACTCTCTCGTGCCCGTTGAGGCGATCTCACATCGTCCTAGTCGCTCTTTGTGATGATGGGATAAATGGTGGCAAAGGGACGGTACGGGGGCTTGGTGTACCGAGAACGGGGTCTTCGGTACGGGGTCCTGGCGTGTCCGTCCGACAGTGTGGATGTTTATGGTGGATGTCTGACTCTGTGTGTGAGTCGGAAAATTGCCGCGAGAGCGAGAAATTGATCTCCCTTTGTGTGCACAGGGCTCCACACAACGCGGAACACTATGGCCgtctctcattctctctctcacatGGTTTGGGAGCAATTATTTAATGGTTGGAGGTTTTccccgaaaagaaaaaaaaaaaccggtgaaCGGAAATTTTGGACGGTGAAATTATGCCGGCTTTGAATGAAAAGCTAGGAGATGTTTTAGTGATGTCCACAAAACATAGAATTATTGAAGCTCTGAAGATCATCCAATGGAGTCGCCTGGTTGTTCCAAGATGACAGTGATGGCCGAGATGTAAGTAAGCTTTTTCCCCAAAATATACTTTAGCAGTTCTTTTTCCAGTGCGTCTCGACGTACTCAAACTTAGTATTCAAAAAGGCATTTCAATCATATAATACAGAGAAATTGTCCATTATCACAATAGGATAAAATGATGAATGATTTTCCTCTCCATTATCAGGACTGGTGAATTTTGGCTTTCTACTCTTTATTATGCACGAATCTAGAGCACACGATCGGTTTTTCCCGAGGGCAGTTCGAACTCTCGATGCTATCGTCGGTACCCACCACCAGGATGAAACCCCTTCTTTCGCACACTAGACACGCGCTGGTTCTCGACCCAGTCCAGCGCACAAAGCAAGCCGTGCATACTAGTAGACTGGTGAAAAATAATGCTGCAGACGACATGTATGCGAAGATAAGGGCTTTCTGCGGAAGGGGGATGAGATGAGTGGTGTAAGAAGGAGTAGGGAAATGGGAGACAAAGGCGGTGTTGGTGGGgaagaaaattcaatcaataaaaaggaaacagtaGACCCGTAGACACAACCTactaacacacacaagcgcgcATCCCTCAGTAAAGGGGAAGCATGGTAGTGTGGTGGAGGGGAGGAAACGCATTGCACATTTTTCATCACCCTTCCTATAGCACGTTTCGGTGGCGGGGTGGTAggagcgcgcgcgtgtgttggTGTAGTGGGCCACAACGCTGCCTTTTGATATGTTTGGCGATTTTCACCGAGAGGATTGTGCATATTGTTCTGTTGGTGTGCGTAACACTACTTCTGCTAGGtaccacaca
The Anopheles moucheti chromosome 2, idAnoMoucSN_F20_07, whole genome shotgun sequence genome window above contains:
- the LOC128308457 gene encoding ataxin-2 homolog isoform X2, with product MSKRNKTRPGPARTQRQRSIQADGIYNNAPFMHAATSHVGNIVQIQTPAGQIYEGVFRTFSSQFQIVLEMAHRVEIGSDQKPKIIVESFVDRLIFKPNDIVTLAAKDVDPEDATRDTFKTDTAISRCNGTNWLEDRVLEPWDESGDVNGESLEHSLELDSNAEGWDVNDMFLKNEQVYGVQSTFDQSLSGYTVQIQKKDSEEFKVQEQEAEKIANEIENNPVYKERIDIENGDEEAAFAAVVRPNSNASPQPAATQQGTGGAATDKNSNSVGNNSSSNAANSNSNGNNNLTNNTSNSTNNNNNTAMPKYIVPAKRKTGQPGGKLLVRSPSLANSNNNNGGSAVVTAQQQQQQQQQQPPSPQAPHKNSYGQMMSQQQQQQQQQQQPPPGGQQHGGGGGGGGMGHPPGPQYGMHPNQSPYGHAQHQQQQQPPPQHGQPSVMNSNKMNGDGRGDMAGGPPGGGGGAGGNMNVNSNQKPLPQRGVRQYANAPAPVTYSEPPPSLNPQQMPGQMQPMSTKPPMHLTHPHHAVVPPHMPPPNVVPAEHVVIQQHPMAMPPPVQQQQPPPPQQQQQPQVQAPPPQPQRTVVVRNRDMEIDNLRKFGQDFKLAPPQQQPPMPNVHQQPPPPAPQQQQQQQPQQGPPPHNVVVQQAPPPQQQPDHATPPSLDSSPPLVNSQQQGKMVVSAPHSEPPPQAAPLNQQQNQASQTASGMVVVPAQMSSQSPHLVQQPPPVVQQQPGQQQPVVVGGSPPQQQQPQTNHVGGAPGVASAVTGPGGQNAVAGSVTPNAAPNGNANGVGTPDGTSANGSASGEQKPGAAPKKPFTLNPTAKPFIPRSPSTPNPSRPHTPQTPGPAALTQGSFQPPSPHVLPQQFVMSYVVNPSSFPTAQQHQQVAQQTRIRNGRQGSYRNDIFPVGASQMQVAAATGQPLLAPNPIQMITTQYGPTIHQPFQAAPPFHQRYIYDTPQPAPLQYLAATPPSTTPSPGQPHQQYHPGPQPSPAGGGPPTYQALHHQQPTPYPISVCPMPQVVPAIYQNMQSAPQPNHHQQNLHVMHVAQHPSAQ
- the LOC128308457 gene encoding ataxin-2 homolog isoform X3; its protein translation is MSKRNKTRPGPARTQRQRSIQADGIYNNAPFMHAATSHVGNIVQIQTPAGQIYEGVFRTFSSQFQIVLEMAHRVEIGSDQKPKIIVESFVDRLIFKPNDIVTLAAKDVDPEDATRDTFKTDTAISRCNGTNWLEDRVLEPWDESGDVNGESLEHSLELDSNAEGWDVNDMFLKNEQVYGVQSTFDQSLSGYTVQIQKKDSEEFKVQEQEAEKIANEIENNPVYKERIDIENGDEEAAFAAVVRPNSNASPQPAATQQGTGGAATDKNSNSVGNNSSSNAANSNSNGNNNLTNNTSNSTNNNNNTAMPKYIVPAKRKTGQPGGKLLVRSPSLANSNNNNGGSAVVTAQQQQQQQQQQPPSPQAPHKNSYGQMMSQQQQQQQQQQQPPPGGQQHGGGGGGGGMGHPPGPQYGMHPNQSPYGHAQHQQQQQPPPQHGQPSVMNSNKMNGDGRGDMAGGPPGGGGGAGGNMNVNSNQKPLPQRGVRQYANAPAPVTYSEPPPSLNPQQMPGQMQPMSTKPPMHLTHPHHAVVPPHMPPPNVVPAEHVVIQQHPMAMPPPVQQQQPPPPQQQQQPQVQAPPPQPQRTVVVRNRDMEIDNLRKFGQDFKLAPPQQQPPMPNVHQQPPPPAPQQQQQQQPQQGPPPHNVVVQQAPPPQQQPDHATPPSLDSSPPLVNSQQQGKMVVSAPHSEPPPQAAPLNQQQNQASQTASGMVVVPAQMSSQSPHLVQQPPPVVQQQPGQQQPVVVGGSPPQQQQPQTNHVGGAPGVASAVTGPGGQNAVAGSVTPNAAPNGNANGVGTPDGTSANGSASGEQKPGAAPKKPFTLNPTAKPFIPRSPSTPNPSRHTSSSPHTPQTPGPAALTQGSFQPPSPHVLPQQFVMSYVVNPSSFPTAQQHQQVAQQTRIRNGRQVPVGASQMQVAAATGQPLLAPNPIQMITTQYGPTIHQPFQAAPPFHQRYIYDTPQPAPLQYLAATPPSTTPSPGQPHQQYHPGPQPSPAGGGPPTYQALHHQQPTPYPISVCPMPQVVPAIYQNMQSAPQPNHHQQNLHVMHVAQHPSAQ
- the LOC128308457 gene encoding ataxin-2 homolog isoform X1, yielding MSKRNKTRPGPARTQRQRSIQADGIYNNAPFMHAATSHVGNIVQIQTPAGQIYEGVFRTFSSQFQIVLEMAHRVEIGSDQKPKIIVESFVDRLIFKPNDIVTLAAKDVDPEDATRDTFKTDTAISRCNGTNWLEDRVLEPWDESGDVNGESLEHSLELDSNAEGWDVNDMFLKNEQVYGVQSTFDQSLSGYTVQIQKKDSEEFKVQEQEAEKIANEIENNPVYKERIDIENGDEEAAFAAVVRPNSNASPQPAATQQGTGGAATDKNSNSVGNNSSSNAANSNSNGNNNLTNNTSNSTNNNNNTAMPKYIVPAKRKTGQPGGKLLVRSPSLANSNNNNGGSAVVTAQQQQQQQQQQPPSPQAPHKNSYGQMMSQQQQQQQQQQQPPPGGQQHGGGGGGGGMGHPPGPQYGMHPNQSPYGHAQHQQQQQPPPQHGQPSVMNSNKMNGDGRGDMAGGPPGGGGGAGGNMNVNSNQKPLPQRGVRQYANAPAPVTYSEPPPSLNPQQMPGQMQPMSTKPPMHLTHPHHAVVPPHMPPPNVVPAEHVVIQQHPMAMPPPVQQQQPPPPQQQQQPQVQAPPPQPQRTVVVRNRDMEIDNLRKFGQDFKLAPPQQQPPMPNVHQQPPPPAPQQQQQQQPQQGPPPHNVVVQQAPPPQQQPDHATPPSLDSSPPLVNSQQQGKMVVSAPHSEPPPQAAPLNQQQNQASQTASGMVVVPAQMSSQSPHLVQQPPPVVQQQPGQQQPVVVGGSPPQQQQPQTNHVGGAPGVASAVTGPGGQNAVAGSVTPNAAPNGNANGVGTPDGTSANGSASGEQKPGAAPKKPFTLNPTAKPFIPRSPSTPNPSRHTSSSPHTPQTPGPAALTQGSFQPPSPHVLPQQFVMSYVVNPSSFPTAQQHQQVAQQTRIRNGRQGSYRNDIFPVGASQMQVAAATGQPLLAPNPIQMITTQYGPTIHQPFQAAPPFHQRYIYDTPQPAPLQYLAATPPSTTPSPGQPHQQYHPGPQPSPAGGGPPTYQALHHQQPTPYPISVCPMPQVVPAIYQNMQSAPQPNHHQQNLHVMHVAQHPSAQ